The nucleotide sequence GTCACCGCCCAGCACCCGCCCGCCGACCTCGGCTGGGGTGAGCGCGTACCCGCGCTGGTGCTCCTCGCCGCGCTGTTGTTCTTCGGTTTCTACCCCAAGGCCCTCTCGCTTCCCGTGGACCAGGCACTGAATCCCCCGGCCCCGCTCGCGGCCACCGCCCCGGTCACCTTCCAACGCTGATTTCCCGCCGCCATGTCCACGGAACTTCTCAAGGCAGTCGCTGATTCGAACCAATGGTGGGCCCTCGGGCCGGAAATGATCCTGGCCTGCGCCGCCCTCGGCCTGCTGGTGCTGGAACTCATCACCCCGAAAGAACACCACGGGGTCATCCCGCGCTTTGCCATCCTGTCGCTGGCCATGGTCCTGGTGACCGTGCTCTTCAATTTTGACCACACTTGGGGCGGGAACCTGCTCTTCGGCGGTTTGATCCAGCTCAGCCTGCCGGGCCAGATTGCCCGCGTGTTCTTCCTCCTCTCGTCCCTGCTCGTGTGTTTCCTTGGCACGATCTGCCTGCCGCGCACCCGGATGCCGCGCGTCGAGTTCTACCACATCGTGCTGGTGGTCACCGCCGCGCTCATGCTCCTCGCGCAGAGCAACCACTTCGCGATGTTCTTTGTCGCGCTGGAGACGGTCACGATTGGGTTCTACATCCTCGTCAGCTATTTCCGCGACAACGCCCTCACCCTGGAGGCCGGCCTCAAGTACCTCGTCCTCGGCGCCCTCAGCTCGGCGATCATGCTCTTCGGCATTGTGCTGCTGTACGGCGCGGTGGGCCGCGTGGAGATCGATGGGATCGTGCACACCGGCTTTGAATTTCCGATTGTGGCGGAGTTCCTGCGCAACAATCCCGACAACTTCCTGGCCATCGCCGGCACGCTGCTCGTGCTGAGCGGCGTGGCGTTCAAGATTGGCGCATTCCCCTTCCAGATCTGGATCCCCGACGTCTACCAGGGTGCCCCGACGCCTGTGACCGCTTTCCTGGCCGTCTCGTCCAAGGCCGCCGGTTTCGCGGTGCTGATGACGCTGGTGCTGACCGTGTTTCATCCGCTGATCGACGTGCTCGTGCCGGTGCTCTCGCTGCTGGCCGCCGCCACGATCCTGTTCGGCAACCTCTCGGCCCTTTCCCAGCGCAACACCAAGCGCCTGATGGGCCTGTCGGGCGTGTCGCACGCCGGCTACCTGCTCATCGGCGTGGTGGCGGCGCTGACCGTGCCGTGGGCGGCCTCGGCCGTCTGGTTCTACCTCTTCACCTACCTCTTCGCCTCGATGGCGGTGTTTGGCGTGATGGCGCATCTGGCTGGCGCGGACGACACCGTGCAGGAACTTGACCACTACGAGAAGCTGGCCAAGGAGCGTCCCTTCCTTGGCGCCGTGCTCGCCGTGGGCGTCGGCTCGCTGGCTGGCATCCCGCCGCTGGCCGGCTTCATGGGCAAGCTGCTGATCTTCGTCGCCGCCTTCCAGGCGCACCTGTACGGCCTGCTGGCTGTGGCGGTGGTGGGCGTGGTGCTCTCGATCTTCTACTACTTCGGTTGGATCAAGGCGGCCTACTTCGAGACCTGGTCGCCCAATCCCGCGGCGGCCGATGCCCCCAAGGCGACGGTCACGACCCCCACCTTCATCGGCCATGCGGTGCTCACCGCCTTGGCGCTCGCGACCGTCCTTCTCGGCTTCTACCAGGAACCGCTGACCCGCTGGCTGATGCCGTAAAGTCGGGCCCCGCCCGAAATTTTCTTCGCCAGCCCGCGCGAAACCGTTTCGAGTCTCGCGTACATGAAGGTCACCGGTCTCGCCCTCGTTCCGCCCCCCTCCGCCGCCGACCTGCCTAAGGTCACACCCGAGTTGCTGGCTTCCGTCCTGGCCCGTTATTCGCGCAGCAACGAAGGCATCCACAAGATCCTCGAGAAGGTGGACCTGGCGAATCCCGACGAGTCCATCGACCGCATCCTGAAGTTTGTGGATTACGGCCACGCCTCGATCGGCGGCCTGACGGGCGGTCTGGCGATCGCCCTGGACGACGTCTCGATGTGGCTCGCTTACAAGGTATTTGAAATCGCGCAGATGGCGGACGGGCAGGAGTCGAGCACGCGCTACATCACGATGGCGGCGACGAACCTGCCGGCCCCGGAGGAGATCGGCATTCCCGCCGACCTCGCCCCGCGCTGGACCGCGCTGATGGCCCGGTCTTTCGCCGCCTACAACGCCGAGTATGCACGCCTCGACCAGGCGGCGCAGGCGGAGCCCGGCCTCGTGCGCCTGCCGCCCAACGCCAAACCCGCGGTGGTCACGCGGCTGCGCAAAAACTACGCGCTGGACCGCGCGCGCTATTTCATCCCGCTGGCCACCCGCACCAACGTGGGCCTCGTCCAGAGCTCGCGCATGTGGGCCACGACCGTGAAGCATCTGGATTCCCTTCCGATGCCCGAGGCGCAGGCGGCGGCGAAACTCATCCGCGAAGAGCTGATCAAGATCTCACCGCGCCTTATGCGACACAGCAGCGCCGAAAAATCCTATCAGGCGCAGGCGGAACAGGAGCTGGCGGAGAGCCTGAAACTGGGCCTCGCGCGCCTTTCCACCCAGCCGCTCGCCGACGAGGTGTGGGTGAAGGTGGATCGTGACACCCCGCCGTGGTTGCGGGAGGAGCAGTCGCTGGCCGAGGCGCTCAAGCATCGCGCCAACCGTTATGGCTACCAGGGCAAGGCCACCCGGCGCATGCGCGTGACCTTTGCCTGGAACAACATGGCGATCGCGGAGCTCCGCGATCTGAACCGCCACCGCACCGGGCACCGTTGCACGCCCTTGATCCAAGCCGGTTTTTACCTGCCGCCGGAAATCGCCCATGCGGGACATGCGGCGCTGCTGGACGAACAGGCGGCGCTGACGCGCGAGCTCATGCAGCGCGGCTCGCCGGCCTACGTCTATTCCCTGCTCCTCGGGGCCCAGACGCCGTTCGAGCACAGCACGCAGGCCGACAAGTTTATTTACGAAGCCGAGCTGCGCACCGGTATGGGTGCGCACTACCGCTACGCCGAGCACCTGAGTGCGGCGCTCCGCGAGTTCAACCGCCAGGTGCCCGAGGCCAGGGATTGGGTCATAGAGGGCACCGCGGAGCCAGAATAGGCTTGCCGCACATTTTGGGCGAAACGACCATCGGACGGTGCTGCTGCCTATGCCCCGTCGAGCCATTTTCAGCCTTCTGATCGCACTGGTCGGCGCGCTCCCGGCATCGGCCGCATCCTTGAGCCACCTGTCCAAGCACCGGGAGTTGCAGCCGCGTCGCACGGTTTCGCCACTGGTGCTTTCCCCGGGCCAGGGCAACGTCATCCGCCCGGCCACGTCCGGCCGCTGGCGCCCCGTGATCCTACAACCGGCCGCCCAAGCCCTTCGCCCGGCCCGCTGGGGTCGTCAGCCATGAATCCCGGGACTTTCAAGATCCTGCAGTTCAACATGCAGTATGGCCAGCCGTGGGATGATATCTATCCCGACACGGCTCCGATCCGGCTGCAAAACACCATTGATGAAATCCGCGCGCACGATGCGGACATCGTGATGTTGCAGGAGGTCGAGCAGACGCTCCCCGGCGGTTCCCAGGCGCAGCCGCCCCCGCACTACACGCGGTTGCGCGCCGAGTTTCCCGGCTACGACAGTTATTTTTCGTACCCGCGGCCTGACTCCCGCGAGCTACCCTTCGGCATCGGGCTGGCGATCTTCTCCAAGACGCCCCTGCGCGAGCATGTCTGCCTGAACCTGCCCTC is from Lacunisphaera limnophila and encodes:
- a CDS encoding NADH-quinone oxidoreductase subunit N, coding for MSTELLKAVADSNQWWALGPEMILACAALGLLVLELITPKEHHGVIPRFAILSLAMVLVTVLFNFDHTWGGNLLFGGLIQLSLPGQIARVFFLLSSLLVCFLGTICLPRTRMPRVEFYHIVLVVTAALMLLAQSNHFAMFFVALETVTIGFYILVSYFRDNALTLEAGLKYLVLGALSSAIMLFGIVLLYGAVGRVEIDGIVHTGFEFPIVAEFLRNNPDNFLAIAGTLLVLSGVAFKIGAFPFQIWIPDVYQGAPTPVTAFLAVSSKAAGFAVLMTLVLTVFHPLIDVLVPVLSLLAAATILFGNLSALSQRNTKRLMGLSGVSHAGYLLIGVVAALTVPWAASAVWFYLFTYLFASMAVFGVMAHLAGADDTVQELDHYEKLAKERPFLGAVLAVGVGSLAGIPPLAGFMGKLLIFVAAFQAHLYGLLAVAVVGVVLSIFYYFGWIKAAYFETWSPNPAAADAPKATVTTPTFIGHAVLTALALATVLLGFYQEPLTRWLMP
- a CDS encoding FAD-dependent thymidylate synthase, whose translation is MKVTGLALVPPPSAADLPKVTPELLASVLARYSRSNEGIHKILEKVDLANPDESIDRILKFVDYGHASIGGLTGGLAIALDDVSMWLAYKVFEIAQMADGQESSTRYITMAATNLPAPEEIGIPADLAPRWTALMARSFAAYNAEYARLDQAAQAEPGLVRLPPNAKPAVVTRLRKNYALDRARYFIPLATRTNVGLVQSSRMWATTVKHLDSLPMPEAQAAAKLIREELIKISPRLMRHSSAEKSYQAQAEQELAESLKLGLARLSTQPLADEVWVKVDRDTPPWLREEQSLAEALKHRANRYGYQGKATRRMRVTFAWNNMAIAELRDLNRHRTGHRCTPLIQAGFYLPPEIAHAGHAALLDEQAALTRELMQRGSPAYVYSLLLGAQTPFEHSTQADKFIYEAELRTGMGAHYRYAEHLSAALREFNRQVPEARDWVIEGTAEPE